A genomic window from Cupriavidus basilensis includes:
- a CDS encoding aspartate carbamoyltransferase catalytic subunit, giving the protein MIKTFRNPQLTKNGELKHLLSIEGLSREMVAHILDTASQFVSLSDSDREVKKVPLLRGKSVFNLFFENSTRTRTTFEIAAKRLSADVLNLNINASSTSKGESLLDTINNLSAMSADMFVVRHASSGAPYLIAEHVAPHVHVINAGDGRHAHPTQGLLDMYTIRHYKKDFTNLTVAIVGDILHSRVARSDIHALTTLGVPEVRAIGPRTLLPSGLEQMGVRVFHNMEEGMKGVDVVIMLRLQNERMSGALLPSAQEYFKAYGLTPERLALAKPDAIVMHPGPMNRGVEIDSAVADGPQSVILNQVTFGIAVRMAVMGIVAGNHD; this is encoded by the coding sequence ATGATCAAGACGTTCCGCAACCCGCAACTGACCAAGAACGGCGAGCTCAAGCACCTGCTTTCGATCGAGGGCCTGTCGCGCGAGATGGTCGCGCACATCCTCGACACCGCCAGCCAGTTCGTCTCGCTGTCCGACTCGGACCGCGAAGTGAAGAAGGTGCCGCTGTTACGCGGCAAAAGCGTGTTCAACCTGTTCTTCGAGAACTCCACGCGTACCCGCACCACCTTCGAGATTGCCGCCAAGCGGCTCTCCGCGGACGTGCTCAACCTGAACATCAACGCCTCGTCCACCAGCAAGGGCGAGTCACTGCTCGACACCATCAACAACCTGTCGGCGATGTCGGCCGACATGTTCGTGGTGCGCCACGCCAGTTCCGGCGCGCCCTACCTGATCGCCGAGCATGTCGCACCCCATGTGCATGTCATCAACGCCGGTGACGGCCGCCACGCGCACCCCACGCAGGGGCTGCTCGACATGTACACGATCCGCCACTACAAGAAGGATTTCACCAATCTCACGGTCGCCATCGTGGGTGACATCCTGCACTCCCGCGTGGCGCGCTCCGACATCCACGCGCTGACCACACTGGGCGTGCCTGAAGTGCGCGCCATCGGCCCGCGCACGCTGCTGCCCTCGGGGCTGGAGCAGATGGGCGTGCGTGTCTTCCACAATATGGAAGAAGGGATGAAGGGTGTGGACGTGGTGATCATGCTGCGCCTGCAGAACGAGCGCATGAGCGGCGCGCTGCTGCCCTCGGCGCAGGAGTACTTCAAGGCCTATGGGCTCACGCCCGAGCGCCTGGCGCTGGCCAAGCCCGATGCCATCGTGATGCACCCGGGCCCCATGAACCGTGGCGTGGAGATCGATTCCGCCGTGGCTGACGGGCCGCAGTCCGTGATCCTCAACCAGGTGACTTTCGGCATTGCGGTACGCATGGCCGTGATGGGCATCGTGGCCGGAAACCACGACTGA
- the pyrR gene encoding bifunctional pyr operon transcriptional regulator/uracil phosphoribosyltransferase PyrR: MTQTSSLDAEALYRTLRDQLQAALPEAERVQWSVAGIYSGGAWIAERLAADLQLAAHGVINVAFHRDDYAKKGLHSQAQPTTLPFDVQDRKILLIDDVLATGRTIRAAVNELFDYGRPARVALAVLVDRGGRELPAAADFAAAHVALPPGTTLVLSHEGTGSDMRFAFANEATGN, translated from the coding sequence ATGACCCAGACTTCCTCTCTCGACGCCGAGGCGCTCTACCGTACGTTGCGTGACCAGTTGCAGGCCGCGCTGCCTGAGGCCGAACGCGTGCAATGGTCGGTCGCCGGCATCTATTCGGGCGGCGCCTGGATTGCCGAACGGCTGGCCGCCGACCTGCAACTGGCGGCCCACGGGGTCATCAACGTTGCCTTCCACCGCGACGACTATGCCAAGAAGGGCCTGCATAGCCAGGCCCAGCCGACCACGCTGCCCTTTGACGTGCAAGACCGCAAGATCCTGCTGATCGACGACGTGCTGGCCACCGGGCGCACCATCCGCGCCGCCGTCAACGAACTGTTCGACTACGGCCGCCCGGCCCGCGTGGCGCTGGCCGTGCTGGTCGATCGCGGTGGGCGCGAACTGCCGGCGGCTGCGGACTTTGCCGCCGCGCACGTGGCGCTGCCGCCCGGGACCACGCTGGTGCTGTCGCATGAGGGCACCGGCTCCGACATGCGCTTTGCCTTCGCCAACGAGGCCACCGGCAACTAA
- the ruvX gene encoding Holliday junction resolvase RuvX — MPEDGATPAPRQLPSDGTVLAFDYGEKKIGVALGNFVTREAHALVIIPNITVEGRFEAVTALIDEWAPVQLVVGMPTNPDGSQQPSMRLARRFGNQLNGRFGLPVAWVDESYTSIAAEMAGARKGALDAEAASLILQQYFDQHPL, encoded by the coding sequence ATGCCTGAGGACGGAGCGACGCCAGCGCCGCGCCAGTTGCCCTCCGACGGCACCGTCCTGGCCTTCGACTACGGCGAAAAGAAGATCGGCGTTGCGCTTGGCAACTTCGTCACGCGCGAGGCTCATGCACTCGTCATCATCCCCAATATCACCGTGGAAGGCCGCTTCGAGGCGGTAACCGCGCTGATCGACGAGTGGGCGCCGGTGCAACTGGTGGTGGGCATGCCCACCAATCCGGATGGCAGCCAGCAGCCTTCGATGCGGCTCGCACGCCGCTTCGGCAACCAGTTGAACGGCCGCTTCGGCTTGCCGGTGGCCTGGGTGGACGAAAGCTACACATCGATCGCCGCGGAGATGGCCGGCGCCCGCAAGGGCGCGCTTGACGCCGAGGCCGCCAGCCTCATCCTGCAACAGTACTTCGACCAGCATCCGTTATGA
- a CDS encoding YqgE/AlgH family protein: protein MATLEAPINLTNQFLIAMPGMADPTFSGSVVYLCEHNDRGALGLVINRPIDIDMATLFDKIDLKLEIQPVAQQPVYFGGPVQTERGFVLHDPVGIYVSSLAVPGGLEMTTSKDVLEAVANGSGPQRFLLTLGYAGWGAGQLEEELSRNGWLTVQADPEIIFSVPPEERFAAAIRLLGIDFTMLSGEAGHA from the coding sequence ATGGCGACGCTGGAAGCCCCAATCAACCTCACTAATCAGTTCCTGATTGCCATGCCCGGCATGGCAGACCCGACTTTTTCGGGTTCCGTCGTCTACTTGTGCGAGCACAACGACCGCGGCGCGCTGGGCCTGGTGATCAATCGGCCTATCGATATCGATATGGCCACCCTGTTCGACAAGATCGACCTCAAGCTGGAGATCCAGCCGGTGGCGCAGCAGCCTGTCTATTTCGGCGGGCCGGTGCAGACCGAGCGCGGTTTCGTGCTGCATGATCCGGTTGGCATCTATGTCTCGTCGCTGGCCGTGCCCGGCGGGCTCGAGATGACCACCTCCAAGGATGTGCTGGAGGCCGTGGCCAACGGCAGCGGCCCGCAACGCTTCCTGCTCACGCTCGGCTATGCCGGCTGGGGCGCCGGGCAGCTGGAGGAAGAACTCAGCCGCAATGGCTGGCTGACCGTCCAGGCCGATCCCGAAATCATCTTCAGCGTGCCCCCCGAGGAACGCTTCGCCGCCGCCATACGCCTGTTGGGCATCGACTTCACCATGCTCTCGGGCGAGGCTGGGCATGCCTGA
- a CDS encoding pseudouridine synthase, with amino-acid sequence MTLDRILQSQGFGTRRYCGDLIGAGLVEVDGTLCEDPGARFEVDGLRLTVDGEEWIGHTKAYILLNKPVGYECSQRPRHHPSVYNLLPVPLRQREVQAVGRLDQDTTGLLLLSDDGQFIHAQTSPKKKVPKVYEVTTAEPVTQEQVDALVAGVQLEDEPAPIAAAACEATGERSLRLSLTEGKYHQVKRMVAAAGNHVEALHRSAIGGLVLEPTLALGDWRWLTPEDLAALTRKE; translated from the coding sequence ATGACACTCGACCGCATCCTCCAATCCCAAGGCTTCGGCACCCGCCGCTATTGCGGCGACCTGATCGGGGCCGGCCTGGTGGAGGTCGACGGCACCCTGTGCGAGGATCCGGGCGCCAGGTTCGAGGTCGATGGCCTGCGCCTGACCGTGGACGGCGAGGAATGGATCGGCCACACCAAGGCCTACATCCTGCTGAACAAGCCGGTGGGCTACGAATGCTCGCAGCGCCCGCGCCACCATCCCAGCGTGTACAACCTGCTGCCGGTGCCGCTGCGCCAGCGCGAGGTGCAGGCGGTCGGGCGGCTGGATCAGGACACCACCGGCCTGCTGCTGCTCTCGGACGATGGCCAGTTCATTCACGCCCAGACCTCGCCCAAGAAGAAGGTGCCCAAGGTCTATGAAGTGACGACCGCCGAGCCGGTCACCCAAGAGCAGGTCGATGCGCTGGTGGCGGGCGTGCAGCTGGAGGACGAACCAGCCCCGATCGCGGCGGCCGCCTGCGAGGCCACCGGCGAGCGCAGCCTGCGCCTTAGCCTGACCGAGGGCAAGTACCACCAGGTCAAGCGCATGGTGGCCGCGGCTGGCAACCATGTGGAAGCCCTGCATCGCAGCGCCATCGGCGGGCTGGTGCTGGAGCCGACCCTGGCGCTGGGAGACTGGCGCTGGCTGACGCCGGAAGACCTGGCCGCCCTGACGCGCAAGGAGTAA
- a CDS encoding cryptochrome/photolyase family protein — MPPSPADARQPYRIDRLFECGLVWFRRDLRADDHAALHYALKHCRQVWCVFVFDREILDPLLARGLAADRRVAFILASLAPLDEALRAAGGGLIVLHGHARAAIPELAAELGVTAVFANHDYEPASLARDTEVRQALAGQPCAFFSFKDQVIFERDEILTGQGKPFSVFTPYKNAWLKALLPFDLKPYPVEPYLKSLAAPPKAYLRPLPTLEALGFAPSNLAEIAMPTGSAGAHALFDEFCERMGDYARRRDFPALRGPSYLSVHLRFGTLSIRTLARTAHAATLRGGAESVGAATWLSELIWRDFYFMILHHHPRVAAGHAFHSAYDAICWINGDTGERYFQAWCDARTGYPLVDAAMLQIRQSGYMHNRLRMVVASFLVKDLGVDWRRGEQYFADQLNDFDFSANNGGWQWAASTGCDAQPYFRIFNPTTQSEKFDPQGRFIRKYLPQLARLPDKYIHAPWTASEDVLLAAGVKLGENYPRPIVQHDVARKETLARYAVVKEQRGTDAAHSEGD; from the coding sequence TTGCCCCCATCCCCCGCCGACGCCCGCCAACCCTATCGGATCGACCGGCTGTTCGAGTGCGGCCTGGTCTGGTTCCGGCGCGACCTGCGCGCCGACGATCACGCGGCGCTGCATTATGCCCTCAAGCACTGCCGCCAGGTATGGTGCGTCTTCGTCTTCGATCGCGAGATCCTGGATCCGCTGCTGGCGCGCGGCTTGGCGGCCGACCGCCGGGTGGCGTTCATCCTGGCCTCGCTGGCCCCGCTGGACGAAGCGCTGCGCGCGGCCGGCGGCGGCCTGATCGTGCTGCACGGCCATGCGCGCGCAGCCATTCCCGAGCTGGCCGCCGAGCTCGGCGTCACCGCCGTGTTCGCCAACCACGACTACGAGCCCGCCTCGCTGGCCCGCGATACCGAGGTCAGGCAGGCACTGGCGGGCCAGCCCTGCGCATTCTTCAGCTTCAAGGACCAGGTGATCTTTGAGCGGGATGAGATCCTGACCGGCCAGGGCAAGCCTTTTTCGGTTTTCACGCCTTACAAGAACGCCTGGCTCAAGGCCTTGCTTCCGTTCGACCTCAAGCCCTACCCGGTCGAGCCTTATCTGAAGTCACTGGCCGCTCCGCCCAAGGCTTACCTGCGGCCGCTGCCCACGCTGGAGGCACTGGGCTTCGCCCCCTCCAACCTGGCCGAGATCGCCATGCCCACCGGCAGCGCCGGCGCCCACGCCCTGTTCGACGAGTTCTGCGAGCGCATGGGCGACTACGCGCGCCGGCGCGACTTCCCCGCCCTGCGCGGCCCGAGCTACCTGTCGGTGCACCTGCGCTTTGGCACCCTGTCGATCCGCACGCTCGCCCGCACCGCCCACGCCGCCACGCTGCGCGGCGGCGCCGAGAGCGTCGGCGCCGCCACCTGGCTGTCGGAGCTGATCTGGCGCGATTTCTACTTCATGATCCTGCACCACCACCCCCGGGTCGCCGCGGGGCATGCCTTCCACTCCGCCTACGATGCCATCTGCTGGATCAATGGCGACACCGGCGAGCGCTACTTCCAGGCCTGGTGCGACGCCAGGACCGGCTACCCGCTAGTGGACGCCGCCATGCTGCAGATCCGGCAAAGCGGCTACATGCATAACCGGCTGCGCATGGTGGTAGCGAGCTTCCTGGTGAAAGACCTCGGCGTGGACTGGCGGCGCGGCGAACAGTACTTCGCCGACCAGCTCAACGACTTCGACTTCTCCGCCAACAACGGCGGCTGGCAGTGGGCCGCCTCCACCGGCTGCGACGCCCAGCCCTACTTCCGCATCTTCAACCCGACCACGCAGTCTGAGAAATTCGACCCGCAGGGACGATTTATCAGGAAGTACCTGCCGCAACTGGCACGCCTGCCGGACAAGTACATACATGCGCCCTGGACAGCCTCAGAGGACGTGTTGCTAGCAGCCGGGGTCAAGCTAGGGGAAAACTACCCGCGGCCGATCGTGCAACACGACGTAGCCCGCAAGGAGACCCTGGCGCGGTATGCGGTAGTGAAGGAACAGCGAGGAACCGACGCTGCGCACTCCGAGGGCGACTGA
- a CDS encoding heme biosynthesis protein HemY codes for MRLLFWVAILFGGAVGLALFTQFNQSNLVLFYPPYRVELSLNLALALLLLAFFVVWTILGTARHLSEMPARAAAYRERSRMNRAQAALRESIENLFAGRFARAERTAREAQAWPEQAQTAALIGARAAHRMQETERRDAWMAQVTDPEREQARLVSMAELLVDARDAEGALETIAQLQAQGARQIHVQRIALRAHQHLKNWTEVLRLARSLEKRNALHPVLALRLKQLACEALLEERRHDVQGLQDFWRSLSTDERRAARIAEPAARYFAALGRQDEARKIVEDALKVNWDSRLVLRYAECAEPGRALPQIQQAEKWLTQHPVDADLYFTLGVLCLGEKLWGKAQSSFERALKYADADLQRRLRVRAHLALAKMFEETERPEEAQRHYRESAILAA; via the coding sequence ATGCGGCTTCTTTTCTGGGTAGCTATCCTGTTTGGCGGCGCCGTCGGGCTCGCGCTTTTCACGCAATTCAACCAGAGCAACCTGGTTCTGTTCTACCCGCCTTACCGGGTTGAGCTGTCGCTGAACCTGGCGCTGGCCTTGCTGTTGCTGGCGTTCTTCGTGGTCTGGACCATCCTCGGCACCGCGCGCCATCTGTCCGAGATGCCGGCGCGTGCCGCGGCCTACCGCGAGCGCAGCCGCATGAACCGTGCGCAAGCGGCCTTGCGCGAGTCCATCGAGAACCTGTTCGCCGGCCGCTTTGCCCGTGCCGAGCGTACCGCGCGCGAGGCCCAGGCCTGGCCCGAGCAGGCCCAGACGGCAGCGCTGATCGGCGCCCGCGCGGCGCACCGCATGCAGGAAACGGAGCGGCGCGACGCCTGGATGGCGCAGGTGACCGACCCCGAGCGCGAGCAGGCACGGCTGGTGTCGATGGCCGAGTTGCTGGTCGACGCGCGCGATGCCGAAGGCGCGCTGGAAACCATCGCGCAGCTGCAGGCCCAGGGCGCGCGCCAGATCCATGTGCAGCGCATCGCGCTGCGTGCCCACCAGCACCTGAAGAACTGGACCGAAGTCCTGCGCCTGGCGCGCTCGCTGGAAAAGCGCAACGCCCTGCATCCTGTGCTGGCGCTGCGCCTCAAGCAACTAGCCTGCGAGGCCCTGCTGGAGGAGCGCCGCCACGACGTGCAGGGCCTGCAGGATTTCTGGCGTTCGTTGTCCACCGACGAACGCCGCGCGGCCCGCATCGCCGAGCCCGCAGCGCGCTATTTCGCGGCGCTTGGCCGTCAGGATGAAGCGCGCAAGATCGTGGAGGACGCGCTCAAGGTCAACTGGGACAGCCGGCTGGTCTTGCGCTATGCCGAATGCGCGGAGCCAGGACGTGCGTTGCCGCAGATCCAGCAGGCGGAGAAATGGCTGACGCAGCATCCTGTGGATGCGGATCTCTACTTCACGCTAGGCGTGCTGTGCCTGGGCGAGAAGCTATGGGGCAAGGCGCAGTCCAGCTTTGAGCGGGCGTTGAAATATGCGGATGCTGACTTGCAGCGCAGGTTGCGGGTTCGGGCGCATCTGGCGTTGGCCAAGATGTTTGAGGAGACCGAGCGGCCTGAGGAGGCGCAGCGGCATTATCGGGAGAGTGCGATTTTGGCGGCTTGA
- the hemDX gene encoding fused uroporphyrinogen-III synthase HemD/membrane protein HemX, translating to MPRPTVVVTRPAGQSRQLTEALSAAGLDVLGFPLLAIGPVADDAPLRAALAQLADFTLVVFVSPNAVAFALDALAQVQDKPAPQWPASVAVAVVGPASVAALAERGIAAPDYRVIAPAGCTTGHEADNGDAANGGDGAAARFDSEALWQQLEAQLGAGALAGRKVLIIRGNGGRDWLAERLRAAGAEVQPVEAYQRSVPTPGSMQWQAVRDALKPGAAPQAWLLTSSEAVRNLDEMARQALSPQELACLRQVQCIAPHARIAEQALALGFSHLLRAAPGDEGLLAACRQWAQAHAGPPAPMPVAAPAAAAAPVPPATVPPPLPAAPPVNPPPATSTKVDRVTQDNTAPPASSPPPAAGAPLPARGAPRVNPWWLLLFLLILAIGGGFWWLQQRVDHLTQELARRQQSNDALVQETRVLSRNAQDTVKELQAKVGALDGQVGEARDKQSALEQVYQDLMRNRDDWEIAEIQQLLTNAGQQLQLTGNVQVALAALQSADTRLARTDKPQYNLLRRAIARDVARMKAVPDTDLTGAAIKLDEAINQIDTLPLLSSERMLERSEADARKTDVKAEAVDKPAKPTGAKAGKHAAKDEAVPAGTAIGNWFGRLWGNVRDELMQVIRIRRVDDAQALLLTGDQGWFLRENVKLRLLNARLALLSRNEPVFRNDLAAAQAMIARYCDTKSRRVQAVLTLLKQAQAGAVTVQLPTMAESLGALQALKKE from the coding sequence ATGCCCCGCCCGACCGTCGTTGTAACACGACCCGCCGGGCAGTCCCGGCAACTCACCGAGGCCTTGTCGGCCGCCGGCCTGGACGTGCTTGGCTTTCCCCTGCTGGCGATCGGCCCCGTGGCCGACGATGCCCCCTTGCGCGCGGCGCTGGCGCAACTGGCGGACTTCACGCTGGTGGTCTTCGTCAGTCCCAATGCCGTGGCCTTCGCACTCGATGCGCTGGCCCAGGTGCAGGACAAGCCCGCGCCGCAGTGGCCAGCATCCGTAGCGGTAGCCGTGGTTGGCCCCGCCAGCGTGGCTGCGCTGGCCGAGCGCGGGATTGCCGCGCCCGACTACCGCGTGATTGCCCCGGCCGGTTGCACGACCGGCCATGAGGCAGACAACGGCGATGCCGCCAACGGTGGTGACGGCGCCGCGGCGCGCTTCGATTCCGAGGCCCTGTGGCAACAGCTTGAAGCCCAGCTCGGCGCCGGGGCGCTTGCCGGACGTAAGGTCCTGATCATCCGTGGCAATGGCGGGCGTGACTGGCTGGCCGAGCGCCTGCGCGCCGCCGGCGCCGAGGTGCAGCCGGTCGAGGCCTATCAGCGCTCGGTCCCCACGCCCGGCAGCATGCAATGGCAAGCCGTGCGCGACGCGCTCAAGCCGGGCGCGGCACCGCAGGCCTGGTTGCTGACCAGTTCCGAAGCCGTGCGCAATCTCGATGAGATGGCGCGCCAGGCCCTGAGCCCGCAAGAGCTCGCCTGCCTGCGCCAGGTGCAGTGCATCGCGCCGCATGCGAGAATCGCCGAACAGGCCTTGGCCCTCGGGTTCTCGCACCTGCTGCGCGCCGCACCCGGAGACGAAGGCTTGCTGGCGGCTTGCCGCCAGTGGGCGCAGGCGCATGCCGGCCCGCCGGCGCCGATGCCGGTCGCGGCGCCGGCGGCTGCCGCCGCGCCCGTCCCGCCCGCCACGGTGCCGCCGCCGCTCCCGGCAGCACCACCAGTCAACCCACCGCCCGCAACGTCAACGAAGGTCGATCGCGTGACGCAAGACAATACCGCTCCTCCCGCCTCCAGCCCGCCTCCCGCGGCTGGCGCCCCGCTGCCCGCGCGCGGCGCACCCCGCGTCAATCCATGGTGGTTGCTGCTGTTCCTGCTGATCCTGGCCATCGGCGGCGGTTTCTGGTGGCTGCAGCAGCGCGTGGACCACCTGACCCAGGAACTGGCGCGGCGCCAGCAGAGCAACGATGCACTGGTGCAGGAAACCCGGGTGCTCTCGCGCAACGCGCAGGACACCGTCAAGGAACTGCAGGCCAAGGTTGGCGCGCTGGACGGGCAGGTGGGCGAGGCCCGCGACAAGCAATCCGCGCTGGAACAGGTCTACCAGGACCTGATGCGCAACCGCGACGACTGGGAGATCGCCGAGATCCAGCAACTGCTCACCAACGCCGGCCAGCAACTCCAGCTGACGGGCAATGTGCAGGTCGCGCTGGCCGCGCTGCAAAGCGCCGACACACGCCTTGCACGGACCGACAAGCCACAGTACAACCTGCTGCGCCGGGCCATCGCCCGCGATGTGGCGCGCATGAAGGCCGTGCCGGATACGGACCTGACCGGTGCCGCCATCAAGCTCGATGAAGCCATCAACCAGATCGATACGCTGCCGTTGCTGTCGAGCGAGCGCATGCTCGAGCGCAGTGAAGCGGATGCGCGCAAGACGGACGTGAAGGCCGAGGCTGTCGACAAGCCCGCCAAGCCCACCGGCGCCAAGGCTGGCAAGCATGCGGCCAAGGACGAGGCCGTGCCGGCCGGCACCGCGATCGGCAACTGGTTTGGCCGCCTGTGGGGCAATGTGCGCGACGAACTGATGCAGGTCATCCGCATCCGCCGCGTGGATGATGCCCAGGCACTGCTGCTGACCGGCGACCAGGGCTGGTTCCTGCGCGAGAACGTCAAGCTGCGGCTGCTCAATGCGCGCCTGGCGCTGCTGTCGCGCAACGAGCCGGTGTTCCGCAATGACCTGGCGGCCGCGCAAGCCATGATCGCACGCTATTGCGACACCAAGTCGCGCCGCGTGCAGGCCGTGCTGACCCTGCTCAAGCAGGCCCAGGCCGGCGCCGTGACGGTGCAGTTGCCCACCATGGCGGAAAGCCTCGGCGCGCTGCAGGCGCTCAAGAAGGAGTAG
- the hemC gene encoding hydroxymethylbilane synthase, whose product MQASVSPSSSSAAPRKLVIASRESRLAMWQAEHVRAALQQYYPACDVSILGMTTRGDQILDRTLSKVGGKGLFVKELEIAMAEGRADLAVHSLKDVPMELPEGFALTAIMEREDPRDALVSSRFASLDEMPAGTVVGTSSLRREAALRTRYPHLVIQPLRGNLDTRLAKLDRGDYGAIILAAAGLKRLGLADRIRAVLDPVSSLPAAGQGALGIEIPSGRPELAAWLAPLNHAPSALAVTAERAVSRMLGGSCQVPLAAHARWEGTKLHIDAFVALPDGSRCVRAQFAAVVEGANASSLAEALGEAVAQDLLGQGAADILAALADPASPQAPA is encoded by the coding sequence ATGCAAGCATCCGTCTCCCCGTCTTCCTCCAGCGCTGCGCCGCGCAAGCTAGTCATCGCCTCCCGTGAAAGCCGTCTGGCTATGTGGCAGGCCGAGCATGTGCGTGCTGCATTGCAACAATACTATCCCGCGTGCGATGTGTCCATTCTCGGCATGACGACGCGCGGAGATCAGATTCTAGACCGTACTTTGTCCAAGGTTGGCGGCAAGGGCCTGTTCGTCAAGGAACTCGAGATCGCGATGGCCGAAGGCCGCGCCGACCTCGCCGTGCACTCCCTCAAGGATGTGCCGATGGAGTTACCTGAAGGGTTTGCCCTGACCGCGATCATGGAGCGCGAGGATCCGCGCGATGCGCTGGTCTCAAGCCGCTTCGCCTCGCTGGACGAGATGCCCGCCGGCACCGTGGTCGGCACCTCCAGCCTGCGCCGCGAAGCCGCGTTGCGCACCCGCTACCCCCATCTGGTGATCCAGCCGCTGCGCGGCAACCTGGATACCCGCCTGGCCAAGCTCGACCGTGGTGACTACGGTGCCATCATCCTGGCCGCCGCCGGCCTCAAGCGCCTCGGCCTGGCCGACCGTATCCGTGCCGTGCTGGATCCCGTCAGCTCGCTGCCGGCAGCCGGGCAAGGTGCGCTGGGCATCGAGATCCCGTCCGGCCGCCCCGAGCTGGCCGCGTGGCTGGCGCCGCTGAATCATGCGCCCAGCGCACTGGCCGTGACCGCCGAGCGTGCCGTGTCGCGCATGCTGGGCGGTTCGTGCCAGGTGCCGCTTGCCGCGCATGCGCGCTGGGAGGGCACGAAACTGCACATCGACGCCTTCGTGGCGCTGCCCGACGGCAGCCGTTGCGTGCGGGCCCAGTTCGCCGCCGTGGTGGAGGGCGCCAATGCGTCCAGCCTGGCCGAAGCGCTTGGCGAGGCCGTTGCCCAGGACCTGTTGGGCCAGGGCGCGGCTGACATTCTCGCGGCGCTGGCGGATCCGGCGTCCCCCCAAGCCCCTGCCTGA